A single genomic interval of Daucus carota subsp. sativus chromosome 1, DH1 v3.0, whole genome shotgun sequence harbors:
- the LOC108225743 gene encoding uncharacterized protein LOC108225743 has protein sequence MPQKSLFKDCSWGYQINPMINWSFKVLMFASFLGLLIIYGFDCWDSSSFHNDFVAIKLNNAHQHLTHTHEIMDQYNESGQSRLSFQENLTLRGEDVQADSEPMPLIGTRDQLDATNSSFGEPLSLEWISAEVEQNFTSNLLAAWVDGGVGQCSDSQTVGITIPELDGREYIELPTGKIHEFVFQAVDEVGNLHCLGGDYFETDISGELWKSRPPVKDLGNGTYTFSLQVHPDFSGDYNLTIIFLFRHYQGLKNSPERFAIDNVLRTIPIKFVKSSAQLPAIQQCMKSDFTRDIWSGRWTRHANNDSCGISDDGRFRCQEPDFPCQRPWCDGSLGSLESNGWTYSTHCSFKLFSGEAAWNCLSNRWIFFWGDSNHCDTIRNIFKFILDLDYENVPRHFDMNISNPDNPMQTVRITSIFNGNSNVGGNYQGLSSLYNVTYRELLKNYFSQEIVPDTIIINSGLHDGVFWPTIRRFTRGAEDAAAFWSEVIEGVRQKGLVLPEIIFRSTIATAGYARRMAFNPSKMEAFNGILLDKLRQFGLVSKVIDDFDLTYPWHFDNRCSDGVHYGRAPAKKQWRDGQIGHQYFVDLMLCHVLLNALCQQ, from the coding sequence ATGCCTCAGAAGTCTTTGTTTAAGGATTGTTCATGGGGATATCAGATTAATCCTATGATTAATTGGTCATTCAAGGTACTAATGTTTGCATCTTTTCTTGGTCTGTTAATTATTTATGGGTTTGATTGTTGGGATTCTAGTAGTTTTCATAATGATTTTGTTGCTATTAAGCTCAATAATGCTCATCAACATTTGACACATACCCATGAAATTATGGATCAGTataatgaatctggtcagtctAGGTTAAGTTTCCAAGAAAATTTGACACTGCGCGGTGAAGATGTTCAAGCAGATTCTGAACCAATGCCCTTAATTGGCACCCGAGATCAGCTTGATGCCACTAATTCTAGTTTTGGAGAGCCACTAAGTTTGGAATGGATTTCAGCAGAAGTAGAGCAAAACTTTACATCGAATCTTTTAGCTGCTTGGGTAGATGGAGGTGTTGGGCAGTGTAGTGACTCTCAGACGGTGGGAATCACAATCCCTGAGTTGGACGGTCGCGAGTACATTGAGTTACCTACTGGGAAGATTCATGAATTTGTTTTCCAAGCAGTAGATGAAGTGGGAAATCTTCATTGTCTTGGTGGTGATTATTTTGAGACTGATATTTCGGGTGAGTTGTGGAAGTCTAGGCCCCCAGTGAAAGATTTAGGCAATGGTACCTACACGTTTTCCCTTCAAGTCCACCCAGATTTTTCTGGAGACTACAATCTTACTATAATCTTTTTGTTTCGGCACTATCAGGGATTGAAAAATTCCCCTGAAAGATTTGCAattgataatgtgcttcgaacAATTCCAATTAAATTTGTCAAGTCTTCCGCACAATTACCAGCAATACAACAATGCATGAAGTCTGATTTCACTAGAGACATCTGGTCGGGTAGATGGACGCGGCATGCCAATAATGATAGCTGTGGAATTAGTGATGATGGTAGATTTAGGTGCCAAGAACCAGACTTTCCGTGTCAACGGCCATGGTGTGATGGTTCCTTAGGCTCGCTAGAGAGTAATGGTTGGACATACTCGACTCATTGTTCGTTCAAGCTATTTTCAGGTGAAGCAGCTTGGAATTGTTTAAGTAACCGCTGGATTTTCTTCTGGGGTGATTCAAATCACTGTGATACTATCCGGAACATCTTTAAATTTATCCTAGACCTGGATTACGAGAATGTCCCTAGACATTTTGATATGAATATCAGCAACCCAGACAATCCAATGCAGACGGTTCGAATTACTAGCATTTTCAATGGCAATTCGAATGTTGGTGGGAACTATCAGGGTTTGAGTTCACTGTACAATGTAACATACAGAGAATTGTTGAAGAACTACTTCTCACAAGAAATTGTCCCGGACACCATAATCATTAATTCCGGTTTACACGACGGAGTTTTCTGGCCTACGATTAGGAGATTCACGAGGGGGGCAGAAGATGCAGCAGCTTTTTGGTCAGAAGTGATTGAGGGTGTCCGCCAGAAAGGGTTGGTGTTGCCAGAGATTATATTCAGGAGCACAATTGCAACTGCTGGTTATGCAAGAAGAATGGCCTTCAATCCTAGCAAAATGGAGGCATTTAATGGGATTCTATTGGACAAACTAAGGCAATTTGGTTTGGTTAGTAAGGTGATTGATGACTTTGACTTGACGTATCCGTGGCATTTTGACAATCGATGCAGTGACGGGGTACACTATGGCCGAGCTCCAGCTAAAAAGCAGTGGCGTGATGGTCAGATTGGGCACCAGTACTTTGTGGACCTCATGTTATGTCATGTGCTGCTAAACGCCCTTTGTCAACAATAG